Below is a window of Nitrospira sp. DNA.
CACCTCCCGATTGGCCGGGAATCTTCAGGGACACAATGCCGTCCAATGTCTGAACAAAGTTGGCGATGATCAGCGGCCTGCTCAATGAATTGCTGAAGAACAATTCGCCGTCATAAGCCTCGCGCAGAATCTTCGTCAGGCAGGGAGAGGGGGCGGCTTCGGTTCCATCGTATAGCGTTCTAATTTCCAATATCTCTCCAGAGTGAGGCCAGGCTGCAGATGTCTACATCGGTTTTGATTGTGATGCGGCTGCAGCAGGTTGGCTGATTTTGGTTCTGGATGGGTTCGTTGCCATCAGCAAACAAGCGGAAGTGTAAAGCCGCTCCAGCACTAAACGGCAAAGGCACGAGCGATAACGATGAATGATGGGTTCACACAGACTCACAAGTTCGGCTGATCTTCGCCGGGGAGTCTCTTGCTGGGCACTGTGCCGCCCGGCACCGTTCCACCGGGAAGCGTACCGCCCGGCACCGTCTCATTTGGAAATGTCCCACCCGGCAGTGTTCCGCCAGGCACTGTGCCGCCTGGTATCGTGCCGCCAGATGGAGTACCACCCCGCAACGTTCCGCCGGGCACTGTGCCTCCCGGCAAGGTGCCACCTTCGGGCGTATTGTCCAATCCAGCCACCTCAGGTCCCCTGAATCCCATTTCGCCTGATCGCACGCCGCCAGCCAGGCCGTCACGGACAACTGATGGTCCCTCGGCTCCCCATGCTGGAACGGCCATCCATGCAGCGGACAAGCCGATCCCGAGACAAAGCCCCACGCATCCATCAATGATCCATCGATCTGTGTTTATTCGATGATTCACTTTTCACCCCCCTGGTCAATACGACGAAAGGCGCAATCTGCTTTTACTTGCCGGTTTTTCGTCAGACCTTGGATTGTTGGCCCGGTGACTCGATGAAATCTTTGGATCGCCTCAAGTCTCCATTCGACACTCGCATCCGTTACGGGTTCGTCTGCAACGAGTAGTTCACTTGGCGCATCTTTTTTCTAGGCGTCTGTAGATCCGGAAGAGTCGAGACGATCCACTGCTTGGTGTCCTGATCCTGCATGGTCTTCACACGTCGCTGAAACTCATCCACCGTGGCTTCGGAGCTTCTAGAATATGAGCCATATGCCACGGTCACAGGCATGAAGGAGAGAAAGCTCAACATACCGTTCTCCTCTACAGTTGGGTACCGATGCTGAACGATCAAGTCGTTTCCTTTCCATTTTCTCACACCTGCCGTCCGGCTATTCGTCAAAAACCTTCGTTTGTTCGAGTTCGCGCCGGCTCCACCTCGACCCACGACAGCGTCACGACATGCTGTGACACTCACATCGTCTGTATTTTACTGTCCTTGAAGGCGGATGAGAACTAGCAGATTCCCGAGAACTGAGCACATAGACGTAGTTGTGCATGTATCCGGCATCTCCTGCTGGGCTACGTTCGTAGACGATTTTGGCGCACAATAAAGCAAGACGAGATCAAGCTGGTTATCGGTTCTCGACGGGGACCGGTTCGTGGGAATGATCGTGCGCAAGGATTTGTTAAAGTTTCGCGGATTTCGCCTGGGTTTATAGGAAATGCAGAACGCCACGTGAATCTGCGAGTTGAATCGAGGAATGAGCTTGTTTGACTGGAGAACAGCATGGCTGGGAACCAAACCGACTTTGTCCTACTCATGACAACACCATGAGTGAACGGGTGCGGTTAACAATGCTGTGCGATCGAGACAGCCTAGCTGTGGCCAACGAGTGGGCGCGGGCGACGCTCCAGCTTTATCGGCAGGCTGTGCGGAATCCAGAACATTTCGCATCACAGGCTGACTGGAAAGCACGCTTTGACCAGAGCATGCGGGAACTGGCCACGTTCATAGAACGTGGAACCTTCGATACCCATGGGAGGCATTCATGACAATCGCACTCCATCACACCATCGTACCCGCGCGTGACGAGGTACAAGGCCTAACGGCACAGCCCGACGTACGGGAAGCTGAGGGTTGAGGATTTGGACGTCCACATGAATACAGCATCATGATGATGTTCCCTGGTAGCAAGCTGCCGGCGATACCTTCACCATGACGTCACCACGTTATTTCAAATACCGAACTCACCATACTTCGAAAGGAATCACAGCATGCACCGGAACTGTCCCCGAGTGCGATAACGTCTGCGTACTAAAACCCTTCGAATAGTTCGAGTGAAGAGATCTTCATCGCGGGTTCATCCTTGGTTCATACGTATTGGTTACGTTGCTTCCAGGAAGATCCCTAGCTCTACGGGTGTGCCGTGGAAAGTCAAAGCGTAGGATCTCAACAGTTTCGCACACCAAAGCAATTCTGATCCGTTTGCTGGCTCCATAGTGGACGGCCTGGCAAAGGGTCGCGGTCAACAGGAGCCTGTTATGGATAAGCTTCTCGCAAGTGATTCGAATCAGCCTTCCGTCAACCACCCAAGTCTCTCATCAGAGACCTTCACTGGCTATGGCGCATGGGAATGGGACATCGTCAGCGGGGATGTGCAATGGTTCGGTATCTCCGAGTGGTTGTTCGGCTCGTTGTCCGAGCCGGGCAACCGCAATATCCAAGTCTTCACGGACAATCTGCATCCGGATGATCGCACGCGCGTGTGGCAGACCCTGAACAGCCTTATGGCTCGACGACAGATACCGTACGGCGACGAATATCGGTTCATCCTACCCGACGGGAGCGTGCGATGGATAAGCGCCATGGGGCGCTTCTATTACGATGATGCCGGAAAAGCCGTCCGAATGACCGGTGTCGCACAGGACATTACCGAGCGGAAGCAGACTGAAGCGAGACTTTTAGAAAATGAGGAGCGGCTGAGTCTGGCACAGTCTGCTGCGAATATCGGCTCTTTTGATTGGAACATTCAGGCACAAACGATCGTCTGGTCGCGGGAGATGGAACGAATTTGGGGCCTTCCTGTCGGTGGGTTCGGAGGAACCTACCAGCACTGGCGGCGACAGATTCATCCGGACGATATGGAGGAGGCCGAACGAATCATTCGCCGTTCGTTGGGGAATCCCGAAATCTCTTACAAGTATGAGCACCGCATTATTCGACCCGATGGAACGGTTCGCTGGATTCAGGCGAACGTGACGACGCGGCGCAACAGAGCCGGACGATCGATTCGCATGGTGGGAGTGAATTTCGACATCACCGAACGTAAGGAGGCGGAAGGGAAGCTGCGTGAGAGCGAAGCCCGGTTCCGCAACGTGTTCGAGCATGCTGGGACGGGGATCGCCATCGTCAACCTCGATGGCACCTTCGTGCAATGCAATCCCGCCTACCACGCGATGCTCGGCCATACCGAAGCCGAACTCCTGGATGTTCACTTTTCGGAGGTGGTTCATGTGGAGGATCGTGATACCAATCTTGCGGCGATCAGACTGCTCCTCACGGAGGTACTGCCATATTTCGAAATCGAAAATCGGTACATGCACAAGAATGGCGAGCCGGTCTGGGTTCGCAAGTTTATTTCCCTCTTGCGCGATGATGAAGGACGACCCACGTTCGTTGTGGCCTTGGTCACAGACATCACTGAGCGGCGCAAGGCTGAGCATGAATTGCACCAGTCGAAAGAGCATTTGCACCGCTGGGCCGTTGAACTTGAAAAGGCGATGAACGAGAAAACCGCGGAGCTGATGCAATCGCAGGGACGCCTGCGAGGGCTCGCCAGCGAGTTGAGTCTGGCCGAGCAGCGCGAACGCAAACGGCTTGCAACCGAGCTACATGACCATCTGCAACAACTGCTGGTGCTCGGCAAGCTGACCATCGGGCAAAGCAAGCGATCCGCCGTCGGTAGTCCCGGATGCGAAACTGCGCTCAACCGTGTGGATGACATCTTATCGGAAGCGTTGAGCTACAGCCGCACACTCGTCACTGATCTCAGCCCGGCGGTGCTGCGCGACCATGGCCTTGCTGCGGGACTTGAATGGCTCGGCGCACACATGAAGAAGTACAACCAAACCGTGACGGTGAAGGTCCCGAAAGGGAAGGAGATGCCACTGCCAGAGGACCACGTCAGCTTGCTGTTTCAATCAGTGCGCGAACTCCTAGTCAACTCCTCAAAACATGCCGGCACCGGCCAAGCGACGGTCACCATGGAACAGGGTGAAAAGAATCTGCGCATCACCGTGAGTGATGACGGGGCAGGCTTTGATCCTGCTGCTACTGCGGGAATTCCTAGTGGTGAGATATCCTCCAAGTTTGGTTTATTTAGTATCCAGGATCGAATGCGGGTCTTGGGTGGATCATGTATCATCCGATCAGTCTTGGGACAGGGGGTTACTGCGACGCTGACCTTGCCTCTGGCAAGGAAACCTGATGACACTCTACTCAGTCCTGAGTTTCCCGAAGCGTCTGTTGCCCGTCAGAGCAGCGAGCGTTGAGGAACCAGGTTCTCCTCCAAAAGGAAGGTCCATGGTGGAAGTCTTGCTTGTAGATGATCACGCGCTGGTACGGCAGGGGCTTCGTTTCGTGTTGGAAGCCTATGACGCTCTTCACGTGATTGCGGAAGCTCGGGATGGTGTGGAGGCGGTCAAGCTCGCTGGAGGCTTACGTCCACATGTGGTGGTGATGGACATCAACATGCCGAGAATGAACGGAATCGATGCCACGACACAGATCAAGACGCACTGGCCGGAGACGATCGTGATCGGGATCTCGGTCAATACCGGCGACGAGAACAGTGCCGCGATGAGGCGAGCCGGCGCGGTCGCCGTCCTTCCGAAAGAAACCGTGGGCGACCAGCTCTATGCTGTGATCGTTCAGCAGACCCGCGTTGCCCCCGACAAGCTCACTCCTCCACAGTGATCGTCACTGAGGCTTACGCTGCGTTGAGGGCTGCTCATATCCCTCAGCAGGAGGTTCGCTCCCGTCATACCAGAACGTCAGCATTAACAGCGACAGTAAGAGGTACGAGGCCTAACAACACAGCCCGACGTACCGTAGGCCGAGGGCGGAGAATTTGAACCCCCCAAGGAAGTACAGCCGCACGATGCTGATCCCCGGTAGTAAGCTGCCGGCGATACGTGTTGCCATGTTGTAGTCATCGGGCAACCAACGAGACCTCGGTTTCATCCCGCGCCGGCGAGAGAACGATACGCCGAGCCGTGCGCCGGTGGGCCGCATTTTTTTGAATGATGAATCTCAGCAAAAACTAGGCGGAGAGTTGCCGCTATGCCATGATGGCATGGCGAGTGCTTTGCACAGTATCATAACTGACCAAGATCGAGAGGCTTTCCATGGCAGAGATTTTCATCTTGTGGATATTGGGTTTGATCGTAATCGCCATCGCATGGGGGATCACAGATAAACTCGCCGTTCCTATCAAGACTCTTGCTCAATCGTTGCCAACTCTGGGACGGAGCAAGCGTTTGGAAATTATGGTCGCGAGTCTTTTGACGTTAGTCGTCCTCTCGATTATGGCGGTGGCAGCGGATCATACTATGGAAGAAGGTGCAGGCCTGCCGACGCTCTTGATATGGGCCGGCGGCCTCTGGCTGATCCCATTTCAGGCTGACGCTGTGGGGCATTACTGGCTTTCGTCTCTAGCTATAGCCATTATTCTGGCCTTATTCTGGGTGGTGAGCGCTTCCTCTTCTTCAAGACAAACTCATGCCCAGACGGATGTCTCGACTCAACAGGAACAGGACAGTTCCACGAGCGTGACCGGTTTTAGCTTCCTCTTTTGGATTTTCTTGATCGGCCTCACGGTTGCCGCCATTGCTCGATACACATCTACGTGGCATGCCGCTGCTCTTAATTCATGACCTACGCTCCTCCTGTAAGCTAGTCCGCGGGATTCCTGCTTGACCGCAACCAATTAGAACCGGTAGAGCCTCGCTCAGAATTGATTTCACGGACGCTGAGCCATGGGACGTTCTGTCACCGACAAGGCAGGATGTTGAGGGCCTCACCCCGCTTCGATCAATTCCGGTTGACTTCCTTTCAGAGCGGAACTTCGAAGCTCTGCTTTGGAAGCAAATTCATGGAATGCACGCTCTTGCATGATGTGGCAACTACACTGATGGCATTACCCCTAGCTTCTCCTCAGACAATCAACCCTCATCATGGTGGCCGCATACCAACGGATCCTTGCTCCGCTGGCTAGGAGGCTTCCTTGAGAGCCACCCGCACTGGATTTTGTAATGCAGAGGGTAGCAGGGGCTGAGCGCGCACGATTCACAAGACATCGATCACGGTGTAAGATGATATGTCCGTGACAGGCAGAGAAGGAGATCGTCCATGAATACCAAACCTTCCATCTTGCTGGCCGATGATCATGTCCTTGTGGCCCAGGGCATTCAAAAACTGTTGGAACCGGAATTCGAACTGCAGAGGATTGTTCCGGACGGCCGCGCGTTGCTCAAAGCCGTCGAAGAATGTCAGCCGGACGTGGTCATCGTCGATATTTCTCTCCCGCTCCTCAACGGATTGGATGCATCCCGTCAAATTTTGAAGCACAACCCCTCCGTCAAAGTCCTTATCCTGACGATGCATTCGGAGCAAAACTTTGTGACGGAAGCGTTCCGTATAGGAGTCTCTGGGTATGTGTTGAAGCAGTCGGTCGGATCAGAATTGGTGCAGGCGCTCAGAGCAGTCTTGAACGGCAAGACGTTCGTTTCTCCGATCGTCGCCGACCGGGGGAACCATTCTCAGGCCGAGGAAGACACTGAAGAAACACCGGAAGGGGGGTTTGCTCACACGCTCAGTTTACGACAGCGGGAGGTGCTGCAGCTCGTGGCTGAAGGAAAATCCATCAAAGAAGTGGCGGCCGTCTTGAACCTCTCGATCAAGACCGTCGAGTTTCACAAGACACGGATTATGAGGCAGCTCGGCATGCGATCGGCGGCTCAGCTGACGAAGTATGCGATCGCGAACGGACTCATCGCCCTTCACTAGCATGATAGATCGGTCGATCAATGTCCGTTTACAAGGCGGTCATGCCTGAAGCGAGTGCAACGCGAATCAAATCGGAAGTGGTACGAACACCGAGCTTGCGGGTAATGTTGCCTTTGTGGAATTCCACGGTCTTCATCGAAATGTTGAGTTCCTTTGCGATATCTTTGGTGGAAATCCCGTCGGCAAGCATCGCAAGGATTTGGCGCTGTCGGTCGGTCAAGTTCGTCGTATAGCCTTCCGGTCGCGACCATTGACATTCCATCGCTTCGCGAACTTCCACGTCGAGTTTGAAGGACACAAATCTTCGATTCGCCATGACGCTCTTGAGCGCCGCATGGAGTTCGTCCGAGGCATCTTGCTTCAACACATAGCCCATTGCTCCCGCACGGAATCCCTCGCTGACTGCAATGGCTTCGGTCAGCATCGTGAGAAAGATAATTCTAACCGTGGGCAAGATCTTCTTGAGTTGTCGAGCCGCTTCAAATCCGTTCATCCCCGGCATGCTGGCGTCAAGCAGCACGATATCCGGCTGCAACTTCACGGCTTGCTCCAGCACTTGTTGCCCGGTCTGTGCGGTCCCTATCACCAAAAAGTCCGGCTCGAGTAATTGCTTCACACTCTCTAAGACTAACGGGTGATCGTCGGCAAGCAAAATTCTCGCACTCGACATGACAGATCCTTGCATCATGCTTCCGACCTGTTTCTGCTCAACATCTCGTTCGTGCGATCATTCCAAACATTGATGAGAGTTTAGCCGCTTCGTTCATCATGGCAGCTGCGACAGCAACATTCGACTAGGGGTATCCCTAGCAGGCTGATGAGAAACACTCCGTTCATCCTTCGAGAGCCTCAGGACGAACGGAGTGGCATTGAATATATTGAGTTTCCCCGCTCAGGCTGAGTTCTTCGGCTGATAACAGCCCTGTCGCAGCATACAAGTCGGGTTCTTCCTCAGCCGACTAGCCCACATTATGAGCGCGTCGGCCCTCCCTGTAGATGGGTCATGCGATCGGTCTCGACTCCTCTCGCACAGGAGGAGAGATGCGCACCCCTGTGCGAGCAAGCAGTTCATTTTGCAAGGCTTCGATATCGGCCTTTGCGCCTAACGCGAGCTCCTCAACCTTACGTTCGCTCTCAGGCCCCGGCACATGGGAAAACTCATGGCTGTCTTCGTACGCCTGTTCCGTCGTACCCGTGGCTCTGATCATCATACCGGCAATCACCCCACCGACAAGGGCAATGCCAAGCGTCATCGCGATGCCCACGAGTTGGACGCCGACAACACTCGGAACGACGACGATCGCAGTGAGTCCGCCTAGGAGCCCCGGCATTCCATGCAGATTGTGCACGCCACAGGTATCGATCAGTTTGATTTTCGATTCCAGCATGGGCTGGATAAAGACGAACCCGATCACCGAGAGCGCACCGGCCAGCAATCCGATACCAAACGCGCCTGCGGGACTCACGAGGTTACAGGTCGAGCCGATGGAGACACCACCCGCCAACGTCGCGTTGGCCATATCCACCATCGAGGCCTTCCCATGATGAAAATATGCGCTGAGAAAATAGGTGGCAAGCGTGGCGCCGCTCAGAGCAAGGATTGTATTCACGATGGTTTGGGGCATTTGTTCAAAGGGGACAATTGCGGTTGCAAAACTCGGCCAAAACAGCCACAGGACCATGGAACCGAGCATCGCGAACCGATCAGACGTTGGATCGGACTCGATCGGTTGACTCCGTTGCTCCGCAGTCGTCAGAACCAGCGACGCGGCCAATCCGAAATAAGCCCCGAACGCGTGGATGATGATCGATCCCGCTGAGTCCTGAAACCCTTTCGTGAGCCCCGAGCCATTGTCCAACACCAAGTATTCGTTCAACGCATAGAGTGGTACCAATACCAGCGTGAGTAACGCGTATTGAAACACGCGTAATCGCCCGAGCACCGCTCCCATCGCGATCAACGCAGTCGCCACCGAAAATTCGGCCAGCATCAGTGTCTCGACCGAATGGGCCTGTATCGTATGCCCCACCATCCCGTTGGCGCGCAAAAATATGTAGAGAGGCAATCCGGTTGCGACGAGGAGATAGGTACCGGTCGTTGCCCCGAAACCATACCGCCGGACAAACACCATGAGAAATCCGAAGCCGACCAGCAACATGGCCAAGATGTGAATTGAGTAATTGTATTGTGCGACCAAGCGTGCCTCATTGACGGCACCCGCCGGTTCTTCGGCACCAACCCAACTCGTGACGCACAAGAGAAACAGACTTGCTGCGCTGAGTATCTTCAACCAGAAGCTGTTCTGCATTGAGTCCTCCTTGGACAGTAGGAGTGAATGAGGAGCTACAGCTATAGGGGTGGCAGTGTACTCCACTAGCAAGCGCCCTTGTCAAACCCCACCTAAGGCTTACTCACAGGGGCGGCAACCAACCTAGCGGCCTCAATGAGTCAGCAGGGAGCTAGAGAACGACGGCGAAGTAGGCGATAAACCAGACAAAGTACCGGCTTCACAGCTGAACGCTGCGGCGTGCAAGCAACGGGTGAGCGACCGTGTGTCATTCGTTATTAACAAAGGCAGGTAGTCGCCTGTCCCACCTTGGGACGCGTCTGGTTACGCTCGTACCACGTAAACGACCACCGTCCAAACCGTTCACCGCTTTTTGCGTTCAACCAGACCATTTATTTACGGCCCGCTAGACAGCAGACCTTCGCTGAGTATAATGGCATTCAGTTCATGCGTCTGACCGGACTTCTGAGAGTGCTCGTCCGTGCTGACAACTCCGTAAAGGATCAGTCATGTCGAATACGTTGAAACAGGTGCTCACAATTGCGGGCTCGGATTCCGGCGGAGGCGCAGGCATCCAGGCGGACATCAAGGCCATGTCAGCCAACGGTGTGTTCGCCATGTCCGTCATCACGGCCATCACGGCTCAAAATACCGAAGAAGTGACGGATGTCTTTGAATTGCCGCCGGCCATCATTGCATCGCAGCTCGACGCAGTCTTCGATGATTTCGACGTTGCGGCGGTGAAGACCGGGATGTTGTCTTCCGCTGCCATCATAGAAGTGGTCGTAAAGATGCTGAAACCTCAAAATGTCGTGAATCTGGTTGTGGACCCGGTGATGATCTCCAAGAGCGGTCATTCCCTCTTGCGGCCGGACGCCATCGAGGCCGTCAAGTCGAAGTTACTCCCTCTCGCCTTGGTCGTGACCCCGAACGTGCATGAGGCGCAGCAGCTTTCGGGAATCGCAATTGCCTCGTTGGCCGACGCTCGACGGGCAGCCAAAGTGATTCATGGCTTCGGATGCAGGCATGTCCTGATCAAAGGCGGTCACCTGCTCAATGAACGGGCGACCGACCTGCTCTATGATGGGCGGTTTTTCAACGTTTTGAAGGGAGAGTTCATCGAGACACGCCACACTCATGGCACCGGCTGTACGTTCGCCTCCGCATTGGCGGCTCATCTTGCACGAGGGAGATCCGTCTTGGATTCTGCCCAAGCCGCCAAGTCCTACGTGACGGAAACAATCCGGCATGGGTTGGCCATCGGCCATGGACAAGGCCCGACAGACCATTTTTATTTCCTGGAGCGATAACCACAGGCCGATGTTCGCACGAACGATTCCTCCTCTCACGTTTTGCATCACGAGTTTCGGTTGGCTGGTGCTGGCGTCGATTGTCGGCATGACAACCCTGGTCGGGCTGATTCATGGCACCCCGTTGCCGGCGTGGGTCAGAACGCTCCATGTCCATGCAGTCCTGGTCGGCGGTATAACTCAGTCCATTCTCGGCGGATTTCTCCTACTCATCCCTCCCCCGAACTCGGCAGACCGAAAAGAAGCAGACTCACATCCCCTCACATTCTGGGCGATGAACGGTGGCCTGATCGGAATGCTCGTGGGGTTCTGGCTGCATCGGGACGTGATCGTGGTTGGAGGCGGCTTCGTGGTGATCGCTGCGTTTCTTTCTGTCATCCACTCCGTTTGGAGGCGTGTGAGCCGGGCCTGGACGTCCTCAATCAAAGGGTCCTGGTATTACACGGTCTCCCTCCTCTGCCTGGTTGGCGGGTCGGCCTGCGGAGAAATCATGGCGCTCGGGTTCGTTCAGGAATCGCATGGCTACATGCGGCTCGCGCACATCCATCTGGTGGTGTTTGGCTTTGTGGTCTTGGCCATCGTCGGGATGGTGCACCATCTCCTGCCGACGGTTTGGAACAGACCGCTCTTGAGCCCTATGCTTGCCCGGATAGGAACGATCGTGATGCCGATAGGCATGGCCGTTTTGATCGGTGGATTCTTGAACTCATCGGTCTTGATTGAACTAGCCGCCGGCGCGATTCTTTTCCTGGGCGGGATACTCTGGACCGGCAGTCTGTTCCGATCGTGGCTCTCCTCATCCCAACCCGGAAGCGCCGCCTCGGACCATCTCTTCGTCAGCGCGTTCTTTCTCATCTTTACCATCATTCTTGGCGTGCTTGTAGGAGCAAATAACCTCTCCAGTCCACCAGTGTTACTCTATGGCAAACTACACCTTGTGGCCTACACGCACATGGTATTCGTCGGCTTCATCATAAACGCCATCATGGGCGCGTTCTCTTACCTGATTCCAATCGCCCTTGCGACCGATCGCATTTCGAGTCATAAGAGGCGAGGGCCCTATCTTGATCAACTCACGACCATGATGAACCGATGGAGTACCGTTCAAATCGTCACCTTCAACC
It encodes the following:
- a CDS encoding response regulator transcription factor; translation: MNTKPSILLADDHVLVAQGIQKLLEPEFELQRIVPDGRALLKAVEECQPDVVIVDISLPLLNGLDASRQILKHNPSVKVLILTMHSEQNFVTEAFRIGVSGYVLKQSVGSELVQALRAVLNGKTFVSPIVADRGNHSQAEEDTEETPEGGFAHTLSLRQREVLQLVAEGKSIKEVAAVLNLSIKTVEFHKTRIMRQLGMRSAAQLTKYAIANGLIALH
- a CDS encoding response regulator transcription factor produces the protein MSSARILLADDHPLVLESVKQLLEPDFLVIGTAQTGQQVLEQAVKLQPDIVLLDASMPGMNGFEAARQLKKILPTVRIIFLTMLTEAIAVSEGFRAGAMGYVLKQDASDELHAALKSVMANRRFVSFKLDVEVREAMECQWSRPEGYTTNLTDRQRQILAMLADGISTKDIAKELNISMKTVEFHKGNITRKLGVRTTSDLIRVALASGMTAL
- the thiD gene encoding bifunctional hydroxymethylpyrimidine kinase/phosphomethylpyrimidine kinase; amino-acid sequence: MSNTLKQVLTIAGSDSGGGAGIQADIKAMSANGVFAMSVITAITAQNTEEVTDVFELPPAIIASQLDAVFDDFDVAAVKTGMLSSAAIIEVVVKMLKPQNVVNLVVDPVMISKSGHSLLRPDAIEAVKSKLLPLALVVTPNVHEAQQLSGIAIASLADARRAAKVIHGFGCRHVLIKGGHLLNERATDLLYDGRFFNVLKGEFIETRHTHGTGCTFASALAAHLARGRSVLDSAQAAKSYVTETIRHGLAIGHGQGPTDHFYFLER
- a CDS encoding response regulator transcription factor, with protein sequence MVEVLLVDDHALVRQGLRFVLEAYDALHVIAEARDGVEAVKLAGGLRPHVVVMDINMPRMNGIDATTQIKTHWPETIVIGISVNTGDENSAAMRRAGAVAVLPKETVGDQLYAVIVQQTRVAPDKLTPPQ
- a CDS encoding PAS domain-containing protein produces the protein MDKLLASDSNQPSVNHPSLSSETFTGYGAWEWDIVSGDVQWFGISEWLFGSLSEPGNRNIQVFTDNLHPDDRTRVWQTLNSLMARRQIPYGDEYRFILPDGSVRWISAMGRFYYDDAGKAVRMTGVAQDITERKQTEARLLENEERLSLAQSAANIGSFDWNIQAQTIVWSREMERIWGLPVGGFGGTYQHWRRQIHPDDMEEAERIIRRSLGNPEISYKYEHRIIRPDGTVRWIQANVTTRRNRAGRSIRMVGVNFDITERKEAEGKLRESEARFRNVFEHAGTGIAIVNLDGTFVQCNPAYHAMLGHTEAELLDVHFSEVVHVEDRDTNLAAIRLLLTEVLPYFEIENRYMHKNGEPVWVRKFISLLRDDEGRPTFVVALVTDITERRKAEHELHQSKEHLHRWAVELEKAMNEKTAELMQSQGRLRGLASELSLAEQRERKRLATELHDHLQQLLVLGKLTIGQSKRSAVGSPGCETALNRVDDILSEALSYSRTLVTDLSPAVLRDHGLAAGLEWLGAHMKKYNQTVTVKVPKGKEMPLPEDHVSLLFQSVRELLVNSSKHAGTGQATVTMEQGEKNLRITVSDDGAGFDPAATAGIPSGEISSKFGLFSIQDRMRVLGGSCIIRSVLGQGVTATLTLPLARKPDDTLLSPEFPEASVARQSSER